Proteins encoded within one genomic window of Triticum aestivum cultivar Chinese Spring chromosome 2D, IWGSC CS RefSeq v2.1, whole genome shotgun sequence:
- the LOC123050000 gene encoding FCS-Like Zinc finger 2 has protein sequence MACAFFFDAEPVGEPGVHALDACALCTKPLARDSDIFMYRGDTPFCSDECRQEQMQLDAACARQAAARRQKQFSSGTESGRARRESWEVSVAS, from the coding sequence ATGGCCTGCGCCTTCTTCTTCGACGCCGAGCCGGTCGGCGAGCCCGGCGTGCACGCCCTGGACGCGTGCGCGCTCTGCACCAAGCCGCTGGCGCGGGACAGCGACATCTTCATGTACAGAGGAGACACGCCCTTTTGCAGCGACGAGTGCCGCCAGGAGCAGATGCAGCTCGACGCCGCCTGCGCCAGGCAGGCGGCCGCCCGGAGGCAGAAGCAGTTTTCTTCGGGAACGGAGTCCGGGCGCGCACGCCGGGAGTCATGGGAGGTTTCCGTCGCGAGCTAA